GCACCCTGCGGCGCATGGACGATCAGCACGCCGTCCGGCTCGCCGCCGTCCACCGAGGCACCGGCGGCGCGGAGCTGGCCGTGCGCCGTCGCTTCCACCGGTCCCGTTTCGTACGGGGCCACGCGAGCGAGCCCGTCTGGCGACGCGCACATCAGGGAGACCCGCGGCGCGATCCCCGTCCGCTCGGCGAGCAGGCGCGCGGTGAGGACCGCCGCCGTCTCGTCGGCTCCCGGACCCACCACGACGCGGTCTTGAAGCCCGAGCCGCGACGCCCACCGTGCCAGATCGGCCTGCGCCTCCGACGAGAGCGACCCGGGTGCCGCGTCGTCGACTCCGATCACGAGACGTGCGATCGTTCCGTCGGCGACCAGCCCGAGCGCGGCGAGTCCGATCGCGTGCTGGCGGAGGCGACGACCCAGCCAGTCGGTCCGGACCGACTCGGGCACGGCGGTTGCGGGCGCCTCTGCTCCCGAGACCATGGCCGTCGACAGATCATGCAGATCATGACCCCACTCAGACCAGTACTCGGGCTCTTCGAAGGCGTCATCGGAGTCCGGCGACCGCGGCACGACGACGGAGGCATGGATCGGCAGGTCCAGGCGCCGAAGGACGGCCCATCGGTCGAGCACGACCTCGATCGGCTCGACTCCGATCCGAGAGGGGATGAGCCCCCCGAAGCCGAGGCCCTCGAGCGAGACGACCAGTCCGTCCGCGTCATGGGCTTCGCGCTCCAGCCATGCGGCGAGGGCGTCGACGTCGCCGGCTGCGCGGACCGCGGGCAGGCTCGCGCGAGGCGGCGTCACGACGCGCGCACCCGCGATCGATGCGACGAGACCCGGCAGCTCGAGCGAGACCGGACGCTCGTCGAGCGGCACGAGGAGGATCTTCATGGCATGAGAGGTCTCATCGTCGCGCGGGCTCATGCGCGACGCTTCACGTTGATCTGGAAGTCGTACCGGTCGCCGCGATAGACACCGGTGGATGCCTCGATCCGCCGCCCATGTGCATCGAAAACGATCCGCGTCACCATGAGCGCGGCGGCTCCCACCTCGGTCTCCAAGAGCTCCGCCTGTGCGGCATCGAGCGTGACGGCCCGGATCGTCTGGTGAGCGCGTGCCGGCGAAGCGCCCGCGTGCTCGAAGTAGGAGTAGAGCGATCCGAGCAGCTCGGGCCCGAGGTCCTCGCCCGTGAGCCATTCCGGAAGCCAGAGGCTCTCGATGCAGAGCGGCCCGCCGTCGGCGGTGCGCAGTCGTTCGATGTGCACGGCGCGGGCGCCTACCGAGATGAGCAGCTCGCGGGCGATCCGCTCGTCGGCGCGGCCGTGCTCGAGCCGGAGCACGCGCGAACCGGGCACCATCCCCCGCTCCGAGATGTCCTCCGAGAACGACGTCAGATAGGGCGACTTCGTCACGAGGTCCTTGTCGGCGACGAAAGTCCCCGACCCCTGCACGCGGTACACCCAGCCGTGGTCGGCGAGCCGCGCGAGCGCCTGGCGGATCGTGGCGCGGCTCACGCCGAACCGGTGCACGAGCTCTCGCTCCGGCGGCAGCGGGTCGTGCGGCGAGAGGCGCGCGATGACCTCGTCGCGCAGCCGGGCGCGTGTGGCGTCGACCTTCGAGGCGGCGGTCTCGGTGGCCGACCGCGAGGTGGGCCCGACGGGCGGTTCTCCGGCGTCGACCGCAGCGACCGCGGCCGCGGCATCCGTTCCGTGATCCGGATTCATCCCTTCACAGCCCCTTCTCCTGCTCCTCGGAAGAACCATTTCTGCGCGAGGAAGAACGCGATGATGAGCGGGATGACGGCGATCATCGTTCCCGCGGCCACGACCTTCTGGTCGTCGGCGAAAGCCCCCGCGAGGAACTGGAGACCGACGGTGAGCGTGTAGTTCTCCTGGCTCGTCAGGACGATCTGCGGCCAGAGGAAGTCGTCCCACGCGAACATGAAACTGAAGATACCGACGACGGCCATGGTGCCCGTCACCGACGGCATCGACACCCGCCAGTACCGCTGGAACTCCGTTGCGCCATCCAGGACGGCAGCCTCGTCGATCGCCCGCGGGAGGGAGAGGAACGCCGAGCGGAACAGCAGGATCGAGAACCCCGTGACGGCCGTCGGCAGGATGACCGCGAGGAGCGTGTCGACGAGATCGAACTGCTTCATCGTGAGGAAGACCGAGATGAAGATGACCTCGAACGGGATGACGAGGGTCGCGAGGAAGACGAGGTAGGCGACGGTGTTCCCGCGGAAGGTCAGTCGGGCCAGCGCCCACCCCGCCATCGAGCCGAACAGGATGTTGGTGACGGTCGAGGCGATCGCGACGATGAGCGAGTTGCCGATGAACGTCCAGACCGGGATCACCTCGGCGACCTTGGCGAAGTTGTCGAGCGTCGGATCCCGCGGGATGAAGTACGGCGGGTACGAGAAGACGCTGTCGGCCTGCCCCTTGAGCGCCGTTCCCAGTGTGTAGACGAACGGGCCGACGAGAAGCGCGAGCACGGCCAGCAGCACGGCGTAGTGCAGCACTCGCCGCGCGACGGCGCCGGGTGAGAGCCTGCGGCGGCGCGCTTCCCGAGGCGGTCGCGGCGCCGAGGGGGCGACGGACGCCTCAGCGCGACGGGCTTCCGTGGATTCGAGCACGCTCATGCCTCCTGACGCTCCCTGCTGAGTTTCTGAAGGGCGACCGTGAGCCCGATGGCGAACACGAACAGCACGAGGCTCATGGCGGCGGCGTACCCGACCTGCCCGTCGAAGCCCGATCCGACCTCGCGGATCGTGAAGACGATGGAGCGCACGGTGCCGCCCGGCCCCGCCGTCGGCCCCGCGATCACGAAGATCTCGGCGTACACCTTCATCGCGGCGATCGCCGACAGCACGGCCACCAGCAGCATCGTGGGACGCACCGACGGCACGGTGACGGACCAGAAGCGGCGGATGGATCCGGCGCCGTCGACCTGCGCGGCTTCGTGCAGCTCACCGGGAACATTGGCGAGGGCGGTGAGATAGATCACCATGTAGAACCCGAGTCCCTTCCACACCGTCACGAGCATGCAGCTCAGGAGCAGGAGCGTGCCATCGGTGAGGAACGGCAGCGGCTTCTGTACGACCTGAAGCGTCTGCAGCAGCCAGTTGACCGGACCCTGGTCCTTCAACAGGAAGACCCAGATGAGACCGACCACGACCATCGAGGCGATCACAGGCGTGTAGAACGACGCGCGGAAGAACGACATGCCGGGCATCTTGGGCTGCACGAGGAGCGCGAGCAGGAGCGGCAGCACGACGAGGAGCGGCACGACGACCAGGACATAGAGGAGGGTGTTGCCGGCCGAGAGCCAGAACACCTCGGAGGACGCGAGGGCCCCGAAGTTCTCCAGCCCCACGTACCGGCCACCCGAGGCCAGCCGGAAGTCGGTGAACGACAGCTGGATCGTGCGGAAGAACGGGAAGATGTGGAAGATCAGCGCGACGGCGAGCGCCGGCGCGAGGAACACCCACGGGGTGAAGAATCTTCGGGGCCTCATCGCGATTCCTACTTGGTTGCGCCGGTGATCTCGTTGGCGGCCTCGACCGCCTGGTCGAGCGCGTCCGCCGCCGAGAGTTCGCCGGTGAGGGCGAGCTGGATCTTGGCCAGGACCGCGTTCTTCACCTGGTCGTCGTACTGCACCGGGGTGAGGTTGGCGGCGTTCTCGAGCTGGTTCGCCGAGATCTTGCGAGCCTTCGAGAGCTCGGTGCCGTCGGAGTCGTCTTGGAAGAACTCGTCGTCGATCGCCTCGGTCACCGAAGGGAGCACCGGTGCGATCTTGGAGAAGGCGAGCTGGTTCTCCGCGTTGGTGATGAACTCCGTGAAGGCCAGCGCGGTGCCCTGGTTCTCACTCGTCTTCGGGATGAGCAGGCCCATCACCGACATGTTGTACTTGCCGCCGTCCGCGACGATCTGCGGTGCGACCTTGGTGTTCGCGAACACGTCCGGGGCGTTCTGCTCGATGCCGCTCAGGAAGTTCGGACCCGAGGGGAACACGGCTACGCTCCCCGCCATGTAGCCCTCCTTGGCGTCGTTGAGGGTCTGCGTGACCGAGTCCGCCGGGAAGACGCCCGACTGATACATCTCGGCGAGCTGCTCGAGGTGCTCGACGGCCTCCGGCGTGTTGAACGTCCACGTGAGGTCCTCGTCGATGAGGGGCACGCCGATCTTCGCGAGGTCGGTGAGGAAGCGGTTCTCGAGAGCCGGGTGGATGCCGTAGAAGGCACCGGCGCCCGCGGCGCTCACCGTGGCGGCGTCCTCGTAGAGCTCGTCGAACGTCTCCGGGGCCTTCTCGGGGTCGAGGCCGGCCTTCTCCCAGAGTGCGCCGTTGTACATCGTGACCTCGCTCGTGAGGTACCACGGCACGCCGAACGAGCCGTCCTCCCCCGGGACCTTGAAGCCGTCCCAAGCGCCCGCGACGTACTTCTCGGCCAGGTCGGGAGCGGCCTGATCGAGATCGAGGAAGACGCCCTCGCGTTCGAGCGGCTGCGCGAAGTTCGGGTTCATGTTGATGACGTCGGGCAGGTTCCCCGCCGCCGCGTCGGCGGCGAACTTCTCCTGCGCGCCCGCGAACGGCACGTCGATCCACTCGACCTCAGTGCCCGGGTTCTCCTTCTCGAAGGCGGCGATCGTGTCTTCGATGTAGGCGGCGAGAGCGGGGTTCGAGCTGAGCTCGAGCGTGGCGAAGCTGATCTTGCCATCGACCTTCGACAGCTCCTCCTGAGAGGCGGCCGAGCCGGAGTCGACCCCTTCCAGGCTGCAGCCGGAGAGCGCGAGCGCGATGCCGGAGAGCAGGGCGACGGCGCCCAGAGATCCGTGCTTCCGTGGTTTCAACGTCATTGTGTGGACCTTTCGCAGGACATGCTGGACGGTGCGTCCGCAGGCGACCGTAGCAAGTGGTTCGAACCATTGCAAATTCCGTGAACCAGCGGGCCGGGGGCCCGTACCCGCGTCCCTGCCTTGATGAGATAACCCTCATCTGGCAGTTGAGCGCTCCAGGCTTGCGGGGTATCCGGCGCCCGGTCTAGCGTGGCGCACATTGGTTCGAACCAATCGAACCGATCGTCGATGCCGATGATCGAGCGTCGACGCACGTGAACACGAAGGATTCGAAGGTGAATGACGTGAGACATCCCGTCCGACGGCGGGCGCTGTGGTCCGCACTCGCTGCGCTCGCAGTGACACTCGGCACACTGGCGCCTGCTGCGGCCCCCGCCATCGCCGCGCCCGCGCCGCCCGCCGCCGGCGACGAGGTCACCGCGGCCGACGGGGCCACCCTGCCCATCGCCGCGATCAACCCGCCCAGCCGCCTCGCAGGCATGGTGGCGGTCTACACACCGGCGTTCGGGCCCACCACCAAGACGAACGCCTTCGGCGGCGAGGCCGTGCTGGTCTCCGACGGTTCGAGCGGCGGGTACACCGTTCAGCGCGTCTGCACGGTGATCTCCCCCTGTGCCGATCCCACGTGGAAGCCCGGCGACAGCACCATCCCCGCCGACGGCGTCGTGCTCTCGGTCTCCCCGGGCGGCTCGCCCGACGTCCGCGTGTGGATGCGCGATCACATCAAGCCGGGCGACACCGTGCACATCGCACCCGTCGTCGCGCGGTCGGCCTCGACGACGATCGACGCCGTGGATCCCACGGCGTCGAGCAACCCGGCAGGCGTCGACGGGAACGGCCGCTGCTTCCCCGGATGCCGCGGCGCCGAACAGCTCGTCCAGTACACGCCGGCGTCCTCCCGGTCCACGACCGGCACGAACGACTACGGCTTCGAGGTCACGGTGGTCAACGGAGTCGTCACAGCGGCAGGCGGCAACAACCGCGAGATCCCGGCCGACGGCTTCGTGCTCTCGGGGCACGGTGCACGCGGCACCTGGCTCCAGGCGAACGCGGTCGTGGGCGCCACGATCACGATCGAGGGCTCGACGTTGACCGCCACCATCGACGAGCGCACCGCGATCTTCGGCGCGGAGCGTGCCCTCGCTGACGCGGATGCGCGCATCGCCGACGGCATCGACTCGTGCCTCGCCTTCCCGGCTGATTCCGCGAAGGATGCGTCGGCCGCGGCCGCCTCGATCCTCGCCGAGGCGCGCACCGCCGCCGAGACGGGCGACCGGGCCCACGCCGTCGATCTGGCCAACGCCGCCAAGGCCTCGGCCGAGCTCGCCGCGCAGCGCACCGCAGAGTCGCGGCCCGCCGAGGGTCGGGCGACCTGGGTGCGTCCGGAAGAGACCACGCGCGCGGCCATCGAGGCGACGCTCGACCGCATCGACGCGGCCGGATTCAACATGGTCTTCCTCGAGTCGATCTATCAGGGCTACACGATCTATCCGTCCGAGGCGGCGGCGGCTGCCGGCGTCGCCTCACAGCGTCCCAGCATGGTCGGCTTCGACCCGCTGCAGGTCTGGATCGACGGCGCGCACGCGCGCGGCATCGAGCTTCACTCGTGGATCCACACGTTCTTCGTCGGGTCCGATCAGACGGGGGGCATCGGGCCGGTTCTCAGCGCGCACCCGGACTGGGCCGCCCTTCAGCGCAAGGACGTAGGAAAGGGCCTGGGACCGTCGGCCGCCGAGCCGGGGTACTACTTCCTCGATGCCGCCAACCCGGGTGCGCGCGGTTACGTGAAATCGCTGCTCGATGAGCTCATGACCGACTACGACATCGACGGCGTGCACCTCGACTACATCCGCTACCCCGTGTCGCAGCCGTGGGAGACGGCCGGATACTCCTACAGCGACTACAGCCGCCAGACCTTCGCCGCGCACTACGGCGTCGACCCCTACACGCTGACACCGGCCGATGCCGCGTGGAAGACGTGGACCGACTGGCGCGTCGAGAACGTCACGTCGTTCGTGGGTGAGATCCGCGCGCTCCAGCAGGCGGAGGCACCGGAGGTGGCGCTGTCGGCGGCAGTGTTCGCCGATCCGGTCGACGGCATCGGCAAGAAGTTCCAGAACTGGGCCGACTGGGTCGACCGCGGGTACGTCGATCTGCTCACGGGAATGTCGTTCGGCACCTCGGGGACGTCCGTCGCTCACGACACCCAGGTCATGCGCGACCGGGTGGGCGAGAACCAGTACCTGTACACAGCGACGTACGGGCCGTTCCGCGGCTCGACGCCCGCGACGGTCCTCGAGCAGATCCGGGCGGTGTCCGACGCGGGTTCCGATGGCGTCGGTCTCTTCGCGTGGAACCAGCTCTCGGCCGGTCAGGCCGAGGCGCTCGCCGAGGGACCTCACCGCGTTCCCGCGGTGGCGCCTCACGCTGATCCGGTCGCCGCGGCGGCCGTGGGGCTGCGCGACCTCCGCGAGCAGGTGACGGATGCCGCGCCCCGCTGTATCGCCGATGACTCCGCCGCGCAGGTCGAGCATCGTCTCGACAAGGCGCTGACCGCGATCGATCGAGGTCAGATCGACAAGGCGATCCGTGAGATCCAGCAGGCCGCCTCCGCGATCGGAACGCCTTCGGAGGGAGGAGCCGAGCAGTTCGCCTCGCGAGCACTCCGCGATCTCGACATGTTCGGCCGCTGGCTCGACACCGCGCTCAAGCGCTGAGTCGGGCAGACTGCCTGACGCCATAGCGAAACCCCCTGAGCCGAGACCTGCTCGGTCCCGCTCAGGGGGTTTTCGCGCGCCGGAGGGCCGGCGTTACGCGAGTGCCTTCGACTTCAGAGCATCGAACTCCGCCTGCGTGATGGCACCCGAGTCCAGCAGCGCCTTCGCCGATGCGATTTGGTCGGTCGCCGACGTCGGGGCGGTTTTCGCCACCGACTGGATGTACTCGGCCTGAGCCGCCTGCATGGCCTTGGCCTGTTCCAGCTGCCGCTGCGCCATCCCGCCGCCGCGTGCGATCAGGTAGACGAGGATTCCGAGCCACGGAACGAGGATGACGAAGATCACCCATACGGTCTTCGCGCCGCCCCCGAGATCGTGGCTCCGGAAGATGTCGCCGAAGACCCAGAACAGGCACATGAACCAGGCGAAGAACAGGAAGAACTCGAAGAGGGCGAGGAGAAACGACCCATTGTCATTGAACATCTTGGTTCCCTTCAGAAGGCCAGGCGTCGCGAGGATCTGGACGGGCCGAAGCCTGGTTCCAGCAGTCATCACAACCGATGGTGATGCTCGGAGGCTACCGCGCGGGGACGAGGTCTGGTGAGTAGGCGCATGGCGGCGCGCCGGGAAATCGCGGACCCGTTACGCCGCGGCCCACGGGAGCCCCCGTGAGACATGGCCGAGGCGACGGCCCGGTAGATATGGTTGCCGGGTGCCAGAGGAAGAGCAGCGGACGGATGCCGGCCTCCAAGCCGACGACGAGGTTCACCTCCGGCGATGCATCGAGCTCGCAGAAGAGGCCCTGCGACGCGGGGACGACCCGTTCGGATCGGTGCTCGTCGATGGTCGAGGCTCCGTGCTGGCGGAGGCGCTGAACCGCGAGGTGACCGACGATGACCCTACGGCGCACCCGGAGCTCGAGCTCGTGCGCTGGGCGATCGCACACCTCGACGGAGAGGCGCGCCGGCGCGCGACCGTCTACACGTCGGGCGAGCACTGCCCCATGTGCGCGGCCGCCCATGCGTGGGCGCGTCTCGGAAGGGTCGTCGCCGCGGCATCCTCCGCACAGCTGGCGGAGTGGCGCTCCTCTTGGGGTCTCCCCGCCGGTCCGGTCGCGCCGATCCCTTTCGCAGTCATCGCCCCGGGAACACCGTCCGTCGTGTCGGTCGCACCCTTCGATGAGCAGGTGCGCGAGCTGCACCTGCAGGCAGCTCGTCGAAAAGCGACGATCCGATCGGATGCCTCGGCCTGAGGGCCTCGGACACCCTCGCCTACCGGAGGACGGGCTATCCCCACCCGAGCTCGTGCAGCCGGGCGTCGTCGAGCAGCGCGCTGCGGCAACCTCACGCCGATCGAACGCGCAGCCGAAGTCTCAGACGGCCGGCTGACGATGGACGCCCGGGACGGGATCAGAGGTTGCGGCGTGCGTCCGGGTCGTCCGCGAGCCGATCTGCCTCGCGTGCCACGGCCTCCTGCTCGGCCTCGCTCAGCGGAGGGAGACCGACCTCGTCGGCCGGAATGCCCGCGTACGGGTCCGCGCCCGGGAACTCCTCGCTGAAGGAGCCCGCGACGACTCCCCCGGGCGGCACCTCATCGCCTGCGGCGCCCAACAGCGTCTCTTCGCCCGGCGCCTGCTCCGGCATGTCGTCCCCGAGGTGCTCGCGATGCCGCTCGCTGCTCATCTTCACTCCCGCTACTCGACAGCGCCAACCGATCATCGCCGAGGCGACGAAGGGGTGCGCGACTTGCAGTTCGCCCGTGCTCCACGGAGCGTTGCTGAAGTCTACGACGCCGCCCCCCCAGGAAGGCCGTTGACCATCCACGGCGCGACCTGGCACGCTCGTTCCACCGATTCGGAGAGGAGCGACCACTGCGAGAATCCCCGGCCGAAGTCTTCGCCCGCCTCAGCACCCGGGAGCGACCCAGGGTCGCCGGGGCCCGATTGCGGCGGGCGGTGGTGCTCGGGGGCAGCGTCGCGGGACTCCTGGCGGCGCGGGTACTCGCCGACCACGCGGATGAGGTCGTCATCCTCGAGCGAGACGGGGATGCGGACGCGACGGACGGCGAACGGCGGGGCGTTCCGCAGCGTCTTCAGGTGCACGCGCTGCTCCCCGGGGGACGATCGCAGATCGAACGGTGGTTTCCGGGATTCGGGCGGGAGGCGGTCGAGCAGGGCGCGCTCGCTTCGGAGGCGCACCAGAGCGAGCAATGGATCGACGATGAGCGGGCGGTGTCCGCCCCGAACGTCGTACTGCTCAACGGCAGCCGGACCTTCATGGAAGGCCTCCTGCGCCGTCGGACCCTTGCCCTCCCGAATGTCCGGCTCGTGCCGGACGCGGCGACCGGGCTCACCTATCGCGATGGGCGCGTCAGCGGCGTCCGGCTGTCGACCGCCGACGACGGCGTCGTGCCGGCCGACTTCGTCGTGGACGCGATGGGCCGGTCCAGTCGGATGGCGGCGTGGCTGGAGCGCGACGGCTGGCAGGCACCGCCGTTGGAGCGCATGCAGATCGACGTGAACTATGCGACCGCCTACTTCGCGCGTTCCGAGGATGCGCCGCGGGTGGCTGTGGCGACCTCCCGCGTCTCACCCGATTACCCGAAGAAGACCCACGCAGCGCTCACCGCCGTCGAGAACGGCAGATGGATGCTTCTCCAGATGACGTACGGGGAGGACCGGCCCCCGCAGGACCAGGACGGCTTCCGTGCGCGCTGCGCCGATCTTCCCCCGGTCTTCGCGGAGGTCGCGCGCAGCGAGCCGATCGGAGAGGTGCACACATTCCGGCTCGCCGAAGCGCGACGGCGCCGCTACGACACGCTGGATCGCATCCCGGGCGGTCTGGTCAGCGTCGGCGATGCCGTGGCATCCTTCAATCCCATCTACGGCCAGGGCATGTCCTCTGCCGCTCTCCACGCGTCGTGCCTCTCGGAATATCTGTGTGCCACCTCCGACGCGACGGGCGTGGCGACGCGGTTCTTCGAGCTTCAGAAGGTGGTCGTGGATGCCGCGTGGGACCTGTCCACTCAGAGCGACGCCCAACGGCTCGAGACGGGCCGGCCCCCACTGCCGGTCCGGGTGCAGCGCGCGCTGGTCGATCAGGTGCTCGCAGCCGCCGTGGTCGACATCCCGGTAGCGACGGCTTTCAACGAGGTGGCGTTCATGAACGCGCACCCCAGCACTCTGGCGGCACCGTCGGTCGTGCTTCGGTCGGTGGTGGCGAATGTGCGCGCTCGTGCTCGGGCCGCCCGCAGCAGTCGCCGCACGTAGAGACGGATTCGGGATCGCTGATCCGCCGCTACCACCCGCCGCGGCCATAGCCTGAACTCGTGCGATTCGGAACCTTCATTCCCCAGGGCTGGCGATTCGATCTCGTGGGCATCGACCCCGCTGAGCATTGGGCGGTGATGAACGGACTCGCACAGCAGGCGGATGCCGGACCGTGGGAGTCGCTGTGGGTCTACGACCACTTCCACACCACACCCGTGCACAGCGACGAGGCGACACACGAGGCGTGGACCCTCATGGCGGCCTTCGCGGCATCGACGAGCCGCATCCGGCTGGGTCAGATGTGCACGTGCATGGGCTATCGCAACCCCGCGTATCTGGCGAAGGTCGCCGCAACCGTCGACATCGTCTCGGGCGGCCGCGCCGAGATGGGGATCGGCGGCGGGTGGTACGAGCACGAGTGGAGGGCCTATGGTTACGGCTTCCCCGAGATCCCGCAGCGCCTCGCGATGCTCCGCGAGGGCGTGGACATCATGCACCAAGCCTGGATGACCGGAAGCGCCACCCTTGACGGCAAGCACTATCAGGTGGATGGTGCGATCGTCCGCCCCCTGCCGGTGCAGGAGGGGGGCATCCCGCTCTGGATCGCAGGCGCGGGCGAGAAGGTGACGCTCAAGATCGCGGCGAAGTACGCGTCCTACACGAACTTCGCGGGCTCGCTCGAAGTCGTCGACCACAAGAGCGCCGTGCTGCGGGAGCACTGCGAGGCGATCGGCCGCGACTTCTCAGAGATCACGCGGTCGTCGAACTTCAACACCATCGTCGGCACCACCGAGGCCGAGGCACGCGACCGCCTTGCCGAGGTCACCGCTCGGCTGCTCCCGCATCTGGGGCAGGAGCGCGTCGACCGGATCGAGCGCGACTATCTCGACTCCCCCGGCTTCGGCTCGACCGAGCAGGTCGCAGAGCGGCTCGCCGAGCAGGAGCGCCACGGCATCACCTACGCCATCCACTACTTCCCCGAAGCGGCGTACGACCGATCCGGCATCGAGCTGTTCGAGCGCGAGGTCATCGGAGCGCTGTCCTAGGCATCCACTGCTGACCGGAGTACCCGGCGCGCGAGGTCACAGGCTGCCATCGTCCGCGTCGCGGGCATCGGCGGCGCGGGCGATGAGCACGGGCTCCTCGTCGAGGCACAGGTCGATGATGCTCCGGAGCAGGCCGCCGAGGCTCGTCGCCTTCAGCAGCCGGAATCGGTCGTATTCGCCGAGCGGAGCGATCGCGGCGAGCTGCCAGGTCGACTCGACCGGGTCCTCGGAAAGGGCCGTCCCGGGGTCCCACCGAGCCTCGTCGAGCGCGAAAGCGAGCCCGGCAAGGCGACGCACGACCCGCTCCGCTTCGCGGTGGAGCGGGGTGAGGGCGTCGTCCCAGACGAGCGGGGCGATCGCCGACACCTCCGCCACCGGGTAAGGATCGTCCTCGCGCCACTTCTCGACGCTGATCCGTTCCCCGCCCACCGCGACCACGTACAAATCCGCGGACCCCGCCTCCATCTGGATGATCCGCGCCATCGTGCCGATCGAGGCGCGCTCGTCGCCACCGCCGGCTTCGAGCCCTCGCTCGATGAGAACGACCCCGAATTCCGGATCCTCCTGGTCGAGCAGTCGCCCCATCATCGTGAGATAGCGCGGCTCGAACACCCGCAGCACCAGCGGTGTGTACGGGAACAGCACGCTTCCCAGCGGGAACATCGCCGCGACGTCCATAGCGACCAGTCAATCAGCCGGAGGCGGTGGTGGGCCCGGTCGGAAGGATTCCGCTAGATCTCGTCGTCGCGGGGCGCCCGCACGGTCCAGCCAACCCTCTCGAGCGCCTCCGCGAGCCGAGCGGCGGCGCGCTCCGCCGTCGCCACCGACACATCGGTGCACACATCGATCGCGAGCGGCGGCGGGTCGGCGAACCGCGGGATCTGGACCTCGGCCCAGACATCGCGTTCGAGGCCCACGCGCGGGAACGCGGTGCGCGCATTCTCGACTTCGCTGTCGGCGACGAAGGCGATGACCTCCAGTGCATCGGGCTTAGCGATCGGAAGATCGACGACGAGTGTCACAACGAAGGGACCGCTGGGCGTGTCGCGTCCGGACTGCACCCGATCATCATCGCACCGGCCCGATCCCCCAGTCTTTGCCGATGCAGCGGATGGACGAGCACCCGGAGCGCGGGCATCCTCTCAACCCGGCGGGTGTGTCGCTGTCCACCGAACGACCTACAGATGGGGGCGGCGGGCGCCGATAGCATCCGAGTACCCCCGGATGGGACTGTCGAGGAGGTCCAGGATGAGTGGACTGCAGGATCTGATCCCGCCCGGTTGGGTGGGAGGCTTCGCCGAATCGAACCCGGCGTTCGCATATCCGGAACCGGATCTATCGTCGCTGCCGATGCTGGCCAACATGGCGAACATCGCAA
This genomic interval from Microbacterium sp. 4R-513 contains the following:
- a CDS encoding family 10 glycosylhydrolase, with the protein product MNDVRHPVRRRALWSALAALAVTLGTLAPAAAPAIAAPAPPAAGDEVTAADGATLPIAAINPPSRLAGMVAVYTPAFGPTTKTNAFGGEAVLVSDGSSGGYTVQRVCTVISPCADPTWKPGDSTIPADGVVLSVSPGGSPDVRVWMRDHIKPGDTVHIAPVVARSASTTIDAVDPTASSNPAGVDGNGRCFPGCRGAEQLVQYTPASSRSTTGTNDYGFEVTVVNGVVTAAGGNNREIPADGFVLSGHGARGTWLQANAVVGATITIEGSTLTATIDERTAIFGAERALADADARIADGIDSCLAFPADSAKDASAAAASILAEARTAAETGDRAHAVDLANAAKASAELAAQRTAESRPAEGRATWVRPEETTRAAIEATLDRIDAAGFNMVFLESIYQGYTIYPSEAAAAAGVASQRPSMVGFDPLQVWIDGAHARGIELHSWIHTFFVGSDQTGGIGPVLSAHPDWAALQRKDVGKGLGPSAAEPGYYFLDAANPGARGYVKSLLDELMTDYDIDGVHLDYIRYPVSQPWETAGYSYSDYSRQTFAAHYGVDPYTLTPADAAWKTWTDWRVENVTSFVGEIRALQQAEAPEVALSAAVFADPVDGIGKKFQNWADWVDRGYVDLLTGMSFGTSGTSVAHDTQVMRDRVGENQYLYTATYGPFRGSTPATVLEQIRAVSDAGSDGVGLFAWNQLSAGQAEALAEGPHRVPAVAPHADPVAAAAVGLRDLREQVTDAAPRCIADDSAAQVEHRLDKALTAIDRGQIDKAIREIQQAASAIGTPSEGGAEQFASRALRDLDMFGRWLDTALKR
- a CDS encoding SHOCT domain-containing protein, producing the protein MFNDNGSFLLALFEFFLFFAWFMCLFWVFGDIFRSHDLGGGAKTVWVIFVILVPWLGILVYLIARGGGMAQRQLEQAKAMQAAQAEYIQSVAKTAPTSATDQIASAKALLDSGAITQAEFDALKSKALA
- a CDS encoding nucleoside deaminase, whose translation is MPEEEQRTDAGLQADDEVHLRRCIELAEEALRRGDDPFGSVLVDGRGSVLAEALNREVTDDDPTAHPELELVRWAIAHLDGEARRRATVYTSGEHCPMCAAAHAWARLGRVVAAASSAQLAEWRSSWGLPAGPVAPIPFAVIAPGTPSVVSVAPFDEQVRELHLQAARRKATIRSDASA
- a CDS encoding LLM class F420-dependent oxidoreductase; the protein is MRFGTFIPQGWRFDLVGIDPAEHWAVMNGLAQQADAGPWESLWVYDHFHTTPVHSDEATHEAWTLMAAFAASTSRIRLGQMCTCMGYRNPAYLAKVAATVDIVSGGRAEMGIGGGWYEHEWRAYGYGFPEIPQRLAMLREGVDIMHQAWMTGSATLDGKHYQVDGAIVRPLPVQEGGIPLWIAGAGEKVTLKIAAKYASYTNFAGSLEVVDHKSAVLREHCEAIGRDFSEITRSSNFNTIVGTTEAEARDRLAEVTARLLPHLGQERVDRIERDYLDSPGFGSTEQVAERLAEQERHGITYAIHYFPEAAYDRSGIELFEREVIGALS
- a CDS encoding LON peptidase substrate-binding domain-containing protein, with amino-acid sequence MDVAAMFPLGSVLFPYTPLVLRVFEPRYLTMMGRLLDQEDPEFGVVLIERGLEAGGGDERASIGTMARIIQMEAGSADLYVVAVGGERISVEKWREDDPYPVAEVSAIAPLVWDDALTPLHREAERVVRRLAGLAFALDEARWDPGTALSEDPVESTWQLAAIAPLGEYDRFRLLKATSLGGLLRSIIDLCLDEEPVLIARAADARDADDGSL